Proteins co-encoded in one Synechococcus elongatus PCC 6301 genomic window:
- a CDS encoding O-antigen ligase family protein — translation MMPSPAGSFRVSVIPLWLASTLLPLWPEASLASLGLWLIWQTLSNRDRRFPWQPVAIATLLCSPAIVRALTRDWSVGQSEMLWLTGVIVSGWLSLSDQQRSQVTLSLGLAPLLSLPTLIWSDSLNPMMLTVTWAATGLWAIAILFNFTDQPQRLSPAWRWPLGIAAAIGLGGSWWLGSFTLRLGWGVGLLIVVLLQRWGITLWRTWTRSPLGRLGVISTGIGLGLLWPFPTAVLAPDPAGLLWRCAQDQIQHNLLRWLVGRGVQSVTTTCSTLTGETADNMSGLLQLWAELGLLGLAAVLTLGFVAGDRYRQLLASSDLPRSQLGGGAALLGFWVVMLLFQTDWLNSGLTPLLLGLSLAIPWTRSLPLRLPTTVDWLLLVALALQVNSAFWAVPLAGSWLVICVIEQLQQRDWRGLGCWATIALIFLPPAFWAKPTLDPSVTWSAYVLLGFGLIGSTGLGHDRSLRLLRWIGLLPLIWLLLNLQAINWTIRISMGDLYINQVGILTVIATVPALLLTWRDRTWRGLYLLSSLAGGVIILGTASRICLGAFVLAIGMTGVLNWQGRSRRSLIWLLPGFGLLLLGVIALRPDLVGRYLEFYDPARIAIARCYVSQAWMNGPVSFWVGQGYGQAAAICQPPLTLNRVSHAHNFVLQLLADNGILVLAIVLVGLTATVIRLWQQIQQSADADQQLLRQWLLVSLVTGLVLHLFEGSFFKLPLLQLLIGLLLGLPWLGHLMPSRSPQTKGLPTSSSPLA, via the coding sequence ATGATGCCATCTCCAGCCGGCTCGTTCAGGGTCTCTGTCATTCCCCTCTGGCTTGCCAGTACTCTGCTGCCACTCTGGCCCGAAGCCAGTCTCGCCAGTCTGGGGCTGTGGCTGATCTGGCAGACGTTGAGCAACCGCGATCGCCGCTTTCCGTGGCAACCCGTCGCGATCGCCACTCTGCTCTGCAGCCCCGCCATCGTCCGGGCTTTAACTCGGGACTGGTCAGTCGGTCAAAGTGAGATGCTCTGGCTGACGGGGGTGATCGTTAGTGGTTGGCTCAGCCTTTCCGATCAACAGCGATCGCAAGTGACGCTGAGCTTGGGTCTAGCCCCGCTGCTCAGCCTGCCGACTCTGATCTGGTCGGACTCACTGAATCCCATGATGCTGACCGTGACTTGGGCGGCGACTGGGCTGTGGGCGATCGCAATTCTCTTCAACTTCACCGATCAACCCCAGAGACTCTCTCCGGCTTGGCGCTGGCCCCTCGGTATCGCAGCCGCGATCGGTCTGGGCGGAAGTTGGTGGCTGGGTTCTTTTACCCTGCGTCTCGGCTGGGGGGTAGGGCTACTGATTGTGGTGCTGCTGCAGCGCTGGGGAATAACTCTCTGGCGAACCTGGACGCGATCGCCCCTAGGACGTTTGGGGGTGATTAGCACTGGCATTGGTCTCGGACTACTCTGGCCGTTTCCGACAGCTGTTTTGGCACCGGATCCTGCTGGGTTACTCTGGCGCTGCGCCCAGGACCAAATTCAACACAACCTGCTGCGTTGGCTGGTAGGGCGGGGTGTGCAATCTGTCACCACCACTTGCAGCACCTTGACGGGCGAGACAGCTGACAACATGAGCGGCCTGTTACAACTCTGGGCAGAGTTGGGGCTACTCGGCCTAGCGGCAGTCCTCACCCTGGGATTTGTGGCAGGCGATCGCTATCGCCAATTGCTCGCCAGTAGTGATTTACCGCGATCGCAGCTCGGGGGCGGTGCTGCACTCCTTGGCTTCTGGGTCGTGATGCTGCTATTTCAGACCGACTGGCTCAACAGCGGGTTAACACCTCTACTGCTGGGTCTAAGCTTGGCCATTCCCTGGACGCGATCGCTACCACTTCGCCTCCCTACAACGGTCGATTGGCTCTTGCTAGTTGCACTTGCACTCCAAGTCAATAGTGCATTTTGGGCCGTTCCTTTAGCAGGTAGCTGGCTGGTGATTTGCGTGATTGAGCAGCTTCAGCAGCGAGATTGGCGCGGTTTGGGTTGTTGGGCGACGATCGCCTTGATCTTCTTGCCGCCGGCTTTCTGGGCTAAGCCGACTCTCGATCCCTCAGTAACCTGGTCAGCCTACGTCCTACTGGGCTTTGGTTTAATTGGTTCCACGGGTCTCGGGCACGATCGCAGCCTACGGCTTCTGCGCTGGATCGGTCTTCTCCCCTTGATCTGGCTACTGCTGAATTTGCAGGCGATCAACTGGACGATTCGCATCAGCATGGGCGATCTCTACATCAACCAAGTCGGCATTTTGACTGTGATCGCTACCGTGCCAGCGTTGCTGCTAACTTGGCGAGATCGCACTTGGCGAGGTCTTTACCTACTCTCTAGCTTGGCCGGTGGCGTCATTATCCTCGGAACCGCCTCGCGCATTTGCTTGGGAGCGTTCGTTCTGGCGATTGGTATGACAGGCGTCCTCAACTGGCAAGGCCGATCGCGGCGATCGTTGATTTGGCTGCTGCCGGGCTTTGGCCTCCTATTGCTAGGTGTCATCGCACTTCGACCTGACCTCGTCGGCCGTTACCTCGAGTTCTATGACCCCGCTCGGATCGCGATTGCTCGCTGCTATGTCAGTCAAGCTTGGATGAACGGACCCGTCAGTTTCTGGGTGGGCCAAGGCTATGGTCAAGCTGCCGCCATTTGTCAGCCGCCGCTCACCCTCAATCGGGTCTCACACGCTCATAACTTTGTGCTGCAGCTCCTAGCTGATAACGGCATCCTAGTTCTGGCGATCGTGTTGGTCGGGCTGACAGCCACTGTGATCCGACTCTGGCAACAGATCCAACAATCAGCCGATGCCGACCAGCAATTACTGAGGCAATGGCTCTTAGTTAGCCTCGTGACCGGCCTCGTACTCCACCTGTTTGAGGGCAGTTTCTTCAAGCTCCCCCTCCTCCAGCTGTTAATTGGCCTCCTGCTGGGCTTACCGTGGCTGGGGCACTTGATGCCCAGCCGATCTCCCCAAACCAAGGGGCTACCCACCTCTAGTTCTCCGCTCGCCTGA
- a CDS encoding KpsF/GutQ family sugar-phosphate isomerase, whose translation MAPLLFRQILDLEAEAIQRAAERADAEAFANATQLIANCSGKVVLSGVGKSGIIARKITATLLSIGTLSAFLHPCDALHGDLGIVTEQDVVVMLSNSGETDELLAMLPHLQRRQVPIIAIVGNMRSTLARVAAAVLDASVDREACPLNLAPTASTTVALAIGDALAAQVMDYRSVTSEQFAFNHPAGRLGKRLTLKVVDVMHQGEELPLLPPEARFVEVVTAISRGGLGAVPIVEADGRLLGLITDGDLRRLLEQTSPAKLDQITAAEFMTPQPIAVEGDLLAYDALHLMENRPSQISVLPVVDAAQRCLGLVRIHDLIRSGI comes from the coding sequence ATGGCTCCTCTCCTGTTTCGACAAATTTTGGATTTAGAAGCAGAGGCGATCCAGCGAGCTGCTGAGCGGGCGGATGCTGAAGCTTTCGCGAATGCGACGCAATTGATTGCCAATTGTTCCGGCAAAGTAGTGCTCAGCGGGGTTGGGAAGTCGGGTATTATCGCCCGCAAAATTACGGCCACGCTGCTCAGCATTGGCACCCTCTCTGCCTTCCTTCATCCCTGCGACGCCCTGCATGGTGACCTCGGCATCGTCACTGAGCAAGATGTGGTCGTCATGCTCAGCAATAGTGGCGAAACTGACGAACTGCTGGCGATGCTGCCCCATCTGCAACGGCGTCAGGTGCCGATCATTGCGATCGTTGGCAATATGCGGTCTACACTGGCGCGGGTTGCTGCCGCTGTTTTGGATGCCTCGGTCGATCGCGAGGCCTGCCCTTTGAATTTGGCCCCGACGGCTAGCACAACGGTGGCGTTGGCGATCGGAGATGCCTTGGCTGCCCAAGTGATGGACTATCGATCGGTCACGTCTGAGCAGTTTGCCTTTAATCATCCGGCAGGACGCTTGGGTAAGCGGTTGACCCTAAAAGTGGTGGATGTGATGCATCAAGGGGAAGAGCTGCCGTTGCTGCCGCCGGAAGCTCGTTTTGTGGAGGTGGTGACGGCAATCAGTCGCGGGGGCTTGGGGGCCGTACCGATCGTGGAAGCCGATGGCCGTTTGTTGGGCTTGATCACGGATGGTGACCTGCGGCGACTCTTGGAACAGACGAGCCCGGCCAAGCTCGATCAAATTACAGCGGCAGAGTTCATGACGCCTCAGCCAATTGCCGTTGAAGGTGACCTACTGGCCTATGATGCGCTGCATTTGATGGAAAACCGTCCGTCTCAAATTTCGGTGCTTCCCGTCGTCGATGCGGCCCAGCGCTGTCTCGGACTGGTGCGGATTCATGATTTGATCCGCAGTGGGATCTAG
- the kdsB gene encoding 3-deoxy-manno-octulosonate cytidylyltransferase — MVRILAVIPARYASERLPGKVLLPIAGRPMLQWVYEATIASNVFDQVAIATEDPRVVEAAAAFGAEAILTSADLASGTDRVAEASLHFPDCKVIANVQGDQPFVTPGLLQALVSPYRAGELPEMTTVGGPYDPAQDADDPNTVKVVCDQRGNALYFSRSAIPYPRTVVHDLPVYHHFGLYAFRRDFLAQYRQLPPTPLERCESLEQLRVLEQGYRIRVVPCADKVIEVNTADDLERANAWASQR; from the coding sequence ATGGTTCGAATTCTGGCAGTGATTCCCGCTCGCTACGCCTCAGAGCGGCTACCCGGCAAGGTACTGCTGCCGATCGCCGGTCGACCGATGCTGCAGTGGGTCTACGAAGCCACGATCGCCAGCAATGTCTTTGATCAGGTGGCGATCGCCACGGAAGATCCTCGAGTTGTAGAAGCAGCAGCGGCTTTTGGTGCTGAAGCGATTCTGACCAGTGCGGATCTGGCTTCAGGCACCGATCGCGTTGCGGAAGCCAGCTTGCACTTCCCTGACTGCAAAGTGATCGCCAACGTCCAAGGCGATCAGCCGTTTGTGACGCCGGGATTGCTGCAAGCCCTCGTTTCGCCCTACCGGGCGGGGGAACTGCCGGAGATGACGACGGTGGGCGGCCCCTACGATCCAGCGCAGGATGCTGATGATCCCAACACAGTCAAAGTGGTCTGCGATCAACGCGGCAATGCCCTTTATTTCTCGCGATCGGCGATTCCCTATCCTCGAACCGTGGTGCATGACCTGCCGGTCTATCATCACTTTGGCCTCTACGCTTTCCGGCGCGATTTTCTGGCGCAATATCGTCAACTCCCGCCGACCCCACTGGAACGCTGCGAAAGTTTGGAGCAGTTGCGGGTGCTAGAACAGGGCTATCGGATCCGGGTGGTGCCCTGTGCCGATAAGGTCATTGAAGTCAACACAGCAGACGATCTGGAGAGGGCAAACGCATGGGCCAGTCAACGCTAA
- the kdsA gene encoding 3-deoxy-8-phosphooctulonate synthase, with protein sequence MGQSTLIRAKVGDRFSIGDGCPLTLFGGPCVIEGEDFSLKMAESIAKVCDRLGVQFVFKSSFDKANRTSIGSFRGYGLEEGLRILERVKTELGLPVLTDIHESQQAATVAEVVDILQIPAFLCRQTDLLLAAAATGRTVNVKKAQFLAPWDMKNVVNKLRQGGAENLLLTERGSCFGYNALVVDFRSLPLMRELGCPVVFDATHSVQIPGGAGDRSSGQREFVPVLARAAAAVGIDALFMEIHENPDQALSDGPNMIRLADLEATLRHILRVREAVAEPIGASA encoded by the coding sequence ATGGGCCAGTCAACGCTAATTCGGGCCAAAGTCGGCGATCGCTTCAGCATTGGGGATGGCTGTCCGCTGACTCTGTTTGGGGGGCCTTGTGTGATTGAAGGCGAAGACTTCAGCCTCAAGATGGCGGAGAGTATCGCAAAAGTTTGCGATCGCCTCGGAGTCCAGTTTGTCTTCAAGTCCTCTTTTGACAAAGCCAATCGCACCTCGATCGGCTCCTTCCGAGGCTATGGCCTCGAAGAAGGCCTGCGGATTCTGGAGCGGGTCAAAACAGAGCTAGGTCTGCCGGTTCTGACGGACATTCACGAAAGCCAGCAAGCGGCGACTGTGGCGGAAGTCGTCGATATTCTTCAGATTCCGGCCTTTCTCTGTCGCCAGACCGATCTCCTGTTAGCGGCAGCGGCGACAGGGCGCACCGTCAACGTCAAAAAGGCACAGTTTCTCGCCCCTTGGGATATGAAGAATGTCGTCAACAAGCTGAGGCAGGGCGGGGCTGAAAATCTGTTGCTGACGGAGCGCGGTAGTTGCTTTGGCTACAACGCCTTGGTGGTGGACTTCCGATCGCTACCGTTGATGCGCGAGCTAGGCTGTCCCGTCGTTTTCGATGCAACTCACAGCGTCCAAATTCCAGGCGGAGCCGGCGATCGCTCCTCGGGTCAGCGGGAGTTTGTGCCAGTCTTGGCGCGGGCAGCAGCAGCAGTCGGCATCGATGCCCTGTTCATGGAAATCCACGAAAACCCCGATCAAGCCCTGAGCGATGGCCCGAATATGATTCGGTTGGCAGATCTGGAAGCGACTCTGCGCCATATTCTGCGGGTGCGGGAAGCTGTGGCAGAACCGATCGGAGCATCGGCATGA
- a CDS encoding KdsC family phosphatase, giving the protein MIWLQRWRWRSRFASIRLLVTDVDGVLTDGGLYYTEEGQELKRFNVHDGMGLRQLLDNGIEVAILSASPSPTVQRRAEKLGIRHAYFHVQDKLSKLQQLCQELEIDLQQVAYVGDDLNDCKVLSQVGLGCSVRNAHRSARKVARYVTFRSGGRGAVREICDQILRSQGRLSLRHTPVA; this is encoded by the coding sequence ATGATCTGGCTGCAACGCTGGCGCTGGCGATCGCGGTTTGCCTCAATCCGGCTCTTAGTGACCGATGTGGATGGCGTGCTAACCGACGGCGGCCTCTACTACACCGAGGAAGGCCAAGAGCTGAAGCGTTTCAATGTCCACGACGGCATGGGGCTACGCCAACTGCTCGACAATGGCATTGAGGTGGCGATTCTTTCAGCTAGCCCTTCACCGACTGTGCAACGGCGGGCGGAAAAGCTGGGCATTCGCCATGCTTATTTCCACGTCCAAGACAAACTCAGCAAGCTGCAGCAACTCTGCCAAGAATTAGAAATTGATTTACAGCAAGTTGCCTATGTTGGGGATGACCTCAACGACTGCAAGGTGTTGAGCCAAGTCGGTTTAGGTTGCAGCGTCCGTAATGCCCATCGCAGCGCCCGCAAAGTCGCCCGCTATGTCACGTTTCGATCGGGTGGACGCGGTGCCGTGCGAGAAATCTGTGACCAAATCCTGCGCAGTCAGGGGCGATTGAGTTTGCGCCATACGCCCGTGGCTTAG
- a CDS encoding iron-containing alcohol dehydrogenase family protein, translating into MSVTAQRSPILLAPAQVLRGWGALSEAGSAIARVGQRPLVVGGDRARALVQDSLTAIASEQSLTLGWGSSLPDCSEAVLARLQQAATEHQADCILGVGGGKALDTAKLLGHQLSLPVITVPTSAATCAAWTALANVYTDAGAWLYDVGLDRCPELLILDFELIAQAPPRTLAAGIGDAIAKWYEASVSSGHRQETLVVAAVQQARVLRDLLFQKSAAAIAEPGGEQWYEVVEATVLLAGVIGGLGGAQCRTVAAHAVHNGLTHLPACHDWLHGEKVAFGILVQLRLEELQGTNPLAATARQQLLSFYADLGLPRQWSDMGLASVSLADLQQAAILACAPESDIHHLPFAVDPDQLLAAMVSTTTPIARSNSVVAE; encoded by the coding sequence TTGTCTGTCACTGCCCAGCGATCGCCAATTTTGCTTGCCCCTGCTCAAGTGTTACGAGGCTGGGGCGCACTCTCAGAGGCAGGATCTGCGATCGCCCGCGTTGGTCAGCGTCCCCTTGTGGTGGGTGGCGATCGCGCCAGAGCACTCGTCCAAGACAGTTTGACGGCGATCGCTTCAGAACAATCCCTGACCCTAGGTTGGGGCAGCAGCTTGCCGGACTGTAGTGAAGCGGTTTTGGCACGGCTCCAGCAAGCAGCAACCGAGCATCAAGCTGATTGCATTCTAGGTGTGGGCGGCGGTAAGGCGCTCGATACGGCCAAACTGCTGGGGCATCAACTGTCGCTGCCGGTGATCACCGTGCCGACGAGTGCGGCGACCTGTGCGGCTTGGACAGCATTGGCGAATGTCTATACCGATGCCGGGGCTTGGCTCTACGATGTCGGTCTCGATCGCTGTCCTGAGTTGCTGATTCTCGACTTTGAACTGATTGCCCAAGCGCCCCCCCGCACCCTAGCGGCGGGAATTGGGGATGCGATCGCCAAGTGGTACGAAGCTTCCGTCAGCAGTGGTCATCGCCAAGAAACTTTGGTCGTTGCGGCGGTTCAGCAAGCTCGTGTCCTGCGTGATCTGCTCTTCCAGAAATCGGCTGCCGCGATCGCGGAACCTGGCGGTGAGCAATGGTACGAAGTGGTGGAAGCCACCGTTTTACTTGCAGGCGTGATTGGGGGGTTAGGTGGGGCGCAATGCCGCACGGTGGCTGCCCATGCTGTCCACAATGGCTTGACCCATCTGCCCGCTTGTCATGATTGGCTGCACGGCGAGAAGGTTGCCTTCGGTATTTTGGTGCAGTTGCGTTTAGAAGAACTGCAAGGCACCAACCCGCTGGCAGCAACCGCACGGCAACAACTGCTGAGCTTCTATGCCGATCTGGGGCTGCCGCGCCAATGGTCTGACATGGGCTTAGCGTCCGTCAGCTTAGCGGATTTGCAGCAAGCGGCAATTCTGGCCTGTGCGCCCGAGTCGGACATTCACCACCTGCCTTTTGCGGTGGATCCTGATCAGCTTTTGGCGGCGATGGTTTCCACGACTACCCCGATCGCCCGCAGCAACAGTGTGGTGGCTGAATGA
- a CDS encoding alpha/beta fold hydrolase, giving the protein MTAIAPETRLGSTVANLTEDTSKNLAAAIQWQAVATDLREAPIETSFVQLGQGDRPLLCLHGFDSSVFEFRRLLPQLAEQHSVRALDCLGFGFTERPEGIEISPDTIRQHLWGCWQAWYQKPIVLVGASMGGAIAIDFALNYPEAVAGLILIDSAGIAPGPWIGRFLPSPLDGWAVDFLGRPDVRRRISERAYHDPQRWVTPDAETCAALHLQQPGWREGLRRFTRSGGYGSMRSRLPELRQPTQLVWGRQDQILGTKDAAVFQRLLPQSELVWIDDCGHVPHKEQPRATAEAIATFVATLPT; this is encoded by the coding sequence ATGACTGCGATCGCGCCTGAAACCCGCCTCGGTTCAACCGTTGCCAACCTAACGGAAGACACCTCCAAGAACCTAGCTGCCGCAATTCAGTGGCAAGCGGTCGCTACAGATTTGCGCGAAGCCCCGATCGAAACTAGCTTTGTGCAGTTGGGACAGGGCGATCGCCCGCTGCTCTGTCTGCATGGCTTCGACAGCTCCGTGTTTGAATTCCGCCGCCTCTTGCCGCAGCTCGCAGAACAGCATTCAGTCCGAGCGCTGGACTGTCTGGGTTTTGGATTCACGGAACGGCCTGAAGGGATAGAAATTAGTCCAGATACCATTCGGCAGCATCTCTGGGGCTGCTGGCAGGCTTGGTATCAGAAACCAATCGTGCTGGTTGGGGCTTCGATGGGTGGGGCGATCGCGATCGATTTCGCCCTGAACTATCCCGAGGCGGTGGCCGGTTTGATCTTGATCGATAGCGCCGGTATTGCACCGGGGCCGTGGATTGGTCGCTTTTTGCCATCGCCCTTAGATGGCTGGGCGGTGGACTTTCTGGGACGACCGGATGTGCGTCGTCGCATCAGTGAACGGGCCTATCACGATCCGCAGCGTTGGGTGACGCCGGATGCTGAAACCTGTGCGGCGCTCCATCTCCAGCAACCGGGCTGGCGCGAGGGGCTACGACGTTTTACTCGCAGTGGCGGCTATGGCTCGATGCGATCGCGCCTCCCTGAACTTCGGCAACCCACGCAACTGGTCTGGGGTCGCCAAGATCAGATCCTCGGCACCAAAGATGCTGCTGTTTTTCAGCGCCTGTTACCGCAGAGTGAGCTGGTCTGGATTGATGACTGCGGCCACGTTCCGCATAAAGAACAACCCAGAGCGACGGCTGAAGCAATCGCGACTTTTGTGGCGACTTTACCGACTTGA
- a CDS encoding DUF554 domain-containing protein, with product MSWEIWSRLNGTVYNGLAVAIGGCLGVWLRDRLPDRYRQRLTQGVGLITVIVGLQMTQQLQSVRGPLDSIVVALLALTLGGLLGEFYQLESRIQRWSDRLLRQGQVGAEGFVAASLLFCVGPMTLIGSLENGLNGDPRLLLIKGTMDGLSAIALAGSYGRSILFSIGTIAISQGGMSLTAALLSQGIPDPSQLPALLLFTGTGGLLILAIAANLLGVARLPTITFLPALILAPAIDWVARSLVSLLA from the coding sequence ATGAGTTGGGAAATTTGGTCTCGTCTAAACGGAACGGTCTACAACGGCTTAGCCGTCGCGATCGGGGGCTGTTTGGGCGTTTGGCTACGCGATCGCCTACCCGATCGCTATCGACAGCGCCTCACCCAAGGGGTGGGGCTGATTACCGTGATTGTGGGCTTGCAGATGACTCAGCAACTCCAGTCCGTGCGCGGTCCCCTCGACAGCATTGTGGTGGCGCTGTTGGCATTGACCCTGGGCGGACTGCTCGGCGAGTTCTACCAGCTCGAAAGCCGCATTCAACGCTGGAGCGATCGCCTGCTGCGGCAAGGTCAAGTCGGTGCCGAGGGGTTCGTAGCGGCGAGCCTGCTGTTTTGCGTCGGCCCCATGACGCTAATCGGCAGTCTGGAGAATGGTCTGAACGGCGATCCGCGCTTGCTCCTGATCAAAGGCACGATGGATGGCCTCAGTGCGATCGCCTTGGCCGGGAGCTACGGCCGCAGTATTCTGTTCTCGATCGGCACGATCGCCATTAGTCAGGGCGGGATGTCCCTGACAGCAGCCCTGTTGAGCCAAGGCATTCCTGATCCCAGCCAGTTGCCAGCCTTGCTGCTGTTCACTGGCACGGGCGGACTGTTGATTCTGGCGATCGCGGCGAACTTACTCGGCGTGGCCCGACTACCCACGATCACCTTTTTGCCAGCGCTGATTCTGGCGCCGGCAATCGATTGGGTAGCGCGATCGCTGGTCAGTCTGCTGGCTTGA
- a CDS encoding DICT sensory domain-containing protein translates to MADSTLAQLLEILRQQSFVDLPRPQIYFKASLTALSHALEDLVFATDEKPLLIASFQRERFYRQEAHRYERLAHVTSAQFVLAAAESRFADADTYPAVAFPPSDPLALEWNLVVIGPRTTGCLICMEKLDRQGPLEPAMDTARPFEGIWTTDRRVVTVAAELLLDRIAEFRPDLQAKTESAIAALPPAEASAPSVETPFAERLLNYLQAGQYKLLKAYRAQARQTRKEQLINTISSAVRQSLNPEAVLEIAARELGLSLAANRCLIYACTPETEQILVEHEYRQTETASLGDRLWPLQENPLFQQVATDRKAIRLTVDDPEATLPYIQAMRQQWDIAHWLLIPVQYRQELIGMIELHREATAEPWDLADQELAEAIATQIGVALIQAQTFRQLENLERTRSNLTAIIGHELRTPLSTVQVCLESLATEPDMSADLRQVMLQTALDDAERLRLLVQDFLTLSRLESGRIDWHPESLALDECVAMAMSGLRSRHQRDSLPSIEQKLPASLPLVRVDGDWLVEVLIKLLDNACKFTSAQGHVSITAVVEGDRALRVAITDDGRGIEPDRLEAVFDRFYQEDGALRRSQGGSGLGLAICRQIVERLGGHIWAESEGRDRGSCFQFTLPLATRHPQTANALT, encoded by the coding sequence ATGGCTGATTCCACTCTTGCTCAGTTGCTCGAAATTTTGCGGCAGCAATCTTTTGTGGATTTGCCGCGTCCGCAAATCTACTTCAAGGCTTCGCTGACAGCCCTGTCGCATGCCCTGGAGGATTTGGTCTTTGCCACGGATGAGAAGCCATTATTAATCGCCAGTTTCCAGCGCGAGCGCTTCTATCGCCAAGAAGCCCATCGCTACGAGCGGCTGGCCCACGTGACCAGTGCTCAGTTTGTGCTGGCCGCCGCAGAATCCCGCTTTGCCGATGCGGATACCTATCCCGCCGTGGCGTTTCCACCCTCCGATCCGCTGGCCTTGGAATGGAATCTGGTGGTGATTGGCCCTCGCACCACCGGCTGCCTGATCTGCATGGAAAAACTCGATCGCCAAGGTCCCTTAGAGCCGGCCATGGATACGGCACGCCCCTTTGAGGGCATTTGGACCACCGATCGCCGCGTCGTCACGGTTGCAGCCGAGCTTCTGCTCGATCGCATTGCTGAATTTCGACCCGATTTACAAGCCAAGACAGAGTCGGCGATCGCGGCGCTTCCTCCTGCCGAAGCCAGTGCTCCCAGCGTCGAAACGCCTTTTGCTGAGCGCCTGCTCAACTATCTACAAGCCGGACAATACAAACTCCTCAAGGCCTATCGCGCCCAGGCCCGACAAACTCGCAAAGAACAACTGATCAACACGATCAGTAGTGCGGTGCGCCAATCGCTCAATCCTGAAGCGGTTCTCGAAATTGCCGCACGAGAACTTGGGCTGTCGCTGGCTGCCAATCGCTGTCTGATCTATGCCTGCACGCCGGAAACGGAACAGATTCTGGTGGAGCATGAGTATCGCCAAACCGAGACCGCTTCCCTAGGCGATCGCCTCTGGCCCCTGCAAGAGAATCCACTCTTCCAGCAAGTCGCCACTGATCGCAAAGCGATTCGTCTGACCGTCGATGATCCTGAAGCGACCCTGCCTTACATCCAAGCGATGCGACAGCAGTGGGACATCGCCCACTGGCTGCTAATTCCGGTGCAGTATCGCCAAGAACTGATCGGGATGATTGAACTCCATCGCGAAGCGACTGCCGAGCCTTGGGATCTCGCGGATCAAGAACTGGCAGAAGCGATCGCGACTCAGATTGGGGTGGCACTGATTCAAGCCCAGACCTTCCGGCAGCTGGAAAATCTGGAACGCACCCGCAGCAATCTGACGGCGATTATTGGTCACGAGCTGCGAACCCCCCTCTCGACTGTGCAAGTCTGCCTCGAAAGTTTGGCCACTGAGCCGGATATGAGTGCGGATCTGCGCCAAGTGATGTTGCAGACGGCTTTGGATGATGCGGAGCGGCTGCGCTTGTTGGTGCAAGATTTTCTGACCCTCTCGCGTTTGGAAAGTGGCCGGATTGACTGGCATCCAGAATCGCTGGCGCTGGATGAATGCGTCGCCATGGCGATGAGTGGACTGCGATCGCGGCATCAGCGCGACTCACTGCCCAGCATCGAACAAAAGCTGCCCGCCAGCTTGCCGCTGGTGCGGGTGGATGGCGACTGGCTGGTGGAAGTGCTGATTAAGCTGCTGGACAACGCCTGTAAGTTCACCAGCGCCCAAGGCCACGTTTCGATTACGGCGGTCGTAGAAGGCGATCGTGCCTTGCGTGTGGCGATTACCGACGATGGCCGAGGAATCGAACCCGATCGCCTCGAAGCAGTTTTCGATCGCTTCTACCAAGAAGATGGCGCGCTACGGCGCAGCCAGGGCGGCAGTGGCCTGGGGCTCGCGATTTGTCGCCAGATTGTCGAGCGACTGGGTGGGCATATCTGGGCTGAGTCAGAAGGGCGCGATCGCGGGAGTTGTTTTCAGTTCACGCTTCCTCTGGCGACCCGGCATCCGCAGACGGCAAACGCACTGACTTAA